A genomic window from Gemmatimonadaceae bacterium includes:
- a CDS encoding DUF1343 domain-containing protein, with product MLVLLGLAACAPAPRAQDARPSRAAAERVRPGVTVLMEDSLALLAGKRVAVLTNQTGADAEGRSVVDLLHGDPRGKRANITVVRLFSPEHGIRGTADRPDLPDEVDARSGLTVHSLYARETIPPPDSLLRDLDALVFDLQDIGTRTWTYVGVMVYAMRAAARVGIPFVVLDRPNPITGRVEGPLLDAALANPEDPTPERRGKAYALYPAPLRHGMTMGELAQLFAGELGIPVQLHVIPVAGWRRSMWWDETRLPWVVPSPAMVSPLSALLYPALVAFEGSNLSVGRGTDAPFQRVGAPWLDAPAVVELLRDRGLIGLRFEAERFTPREPTDGKFGGRTIPGVRIYVDDRDRAQMARLGASLFWAIAEVHRDSLRLTARSFDERFGTARVRESLLGGGDPDEVIDASLPSVVGWQQGTRQYLIYR from the coding sequence ATGCTGGTGCTGCTGGGGCTGGCGGCCTGTGCGCCGGCGCCTCGGGCGCAGGACGCGAGGCCCTCGCGGGCGGCGGCGGAGCGCGTGCGCCCCGGCGTCACCGTGCTGATGGAAGACTCGCTGGCATTGCTCGCAGGCAAACGCGTGGCCGTGCTCACGAACCAGACCGGTGCGGACGCGGAGGGGCGTTCCGTCGTGGATCTGCTCCACGGCGATCCGCGGGGGAAGCGAGCGAACATCACGGTGGTGCGCTTGTTCTCGCCGGAGCACGGCATCCGCGGGACGGCCGACCGGCCCGACCTGCCCGACGAGGTGGACGCACGCTCTGGCCTCACGGTGCACTCGCTGTACGCCCGCGAGACGATCCCGCCGCCGGACTCGCTGCTGCGGGACCTCGACGCGCTGGTCTTCGACCTGCAGGACATCGGCACGCGCACTTGGACGTATGTCGGCGTGATGGTCTATGCGATGCGCGCCGCGGCGCGCGTGGGAATCCCGTTCGTCGTGCTCGACCGCCCCAATCCGATCACCGGGCGGGTGGAGGGGCCGTTGCTGGATGCGGCGCTCGCCAACCCGGAGGACCCGACGCCGGAGCGGCGCGGCAAGGCTTACGCATTATACCCCGCGCCCCTGCGGCACGGTATGACGATGGGGGAGCTGGCGCAGCTGTTCGCCGGTGAACTCGGCATTCCGGTGCAGCTGCACGTGATTCCGGTGGCCGGCTGGCGCCGCTCGATGTGGTGGGACGAGACCCGCTTGCCGTGGGTGGTGCCGTCGCCGGCGATGGTCTCGCCGCTGAGTGCGCTGCTGTATCCCGCGCTGGTGGCCTTCGAAGGCAGCAACCTGTCCGTGGGCCGAGGGACGGACGCGCCGTTCCAACGCGTCGGCGCCCCCTGGCTCGACGCGCCCGCCGTGGTGGAGTTGCTGCGCGACCGTGGCCTCATCGGTCTGCGCTTCGAGGCCGAGCGTTTCACGCCGCGCGAGCCCACGGACGGCAAGTTCGGCGGACGGACGATTCCCGGCGTGCGCATCTACGTGGACGACCGCGACCGCGCCCAGATGGCGCGGCTCGGCGCCTCGCTGTTCTGGGCCATCGCGGAGGTGCACCGCGATTCCCTGCGACTCACCGCCCGGAGCTTCGACGAGCGCTTCGGCACCGCCCGCGTTCGCGAGTCGCTGCTTGGCGGCGGCGATCCGGACGAGGTCATCGACGCCTCGTTGCCGTCCGTGGTAGGCTGGCAGCAGGGCACACGGCAATACCTGATCTACCGCTGA
- a CDS encoding CDP-alcohol phosphatidyltransferase family protein: protein MFLRVWHAIREGYLRLTEPLAAWCVRVGISPNALTVAGTLCCAATGVLFGAGWIRAAGWTLGLTAFFDVIDGAVARRSGAASVFGAFFDSTLDRVADAFLFGGLAWFFAAPGPHRSLPMVGVALVALSAVQITSYTRAKADALGVDLKGVGALERPERITLLAAPQAFFGLMFAGWVLRGVVILLAATAVWTVIQRVRHVAQRA from the coding sequence ATGTTCCTGCGCGTCTGGCACGCCATCCGCGAGGGCTACCTGCGGTTGACCGAGCCGTTGGCGGCGTGGTGCGTGCGAGTCGGCATCTCCCCGAACGCGCTGACGGTCGCGGGGACGCTGTGCTGTGCGGCGACGGGCGTGCTGTTCGGTGCCGGGTGGATCCGCGCCGCCGGCTGGACGCTGGGGCTGACGGCGTTCTTCGACGTGATCGACGGCGCGGTGGCCCGGCGTTCGGGGGCGGCGAGCGTGTTCGGGGCGTTCTTCGACTCCACGCTCGATCGCGTGGCCGATGCCTTCCTCTTCGGCGGCCTGGCGTGGTTCTTTGCCGCGCCGGGCCCGCATCGCTCGCTGCCGATGGTCGGCGTCGCGCTGGTGGCGCTGAGCGCCGTGCAGATCACCTCGTACACACGGGCCAAGGCGGATGCCCTCGGCGTGGACCTGAAGGGCGTCGGCGCGCTCGAACGCCCCGAGCGCATCACCCTGCTGGCGGCGCCGCAGGCCTTCTTCGGCCTGATGTTCGCGGGGTGGGTGCTGCGCGGGGTGGTGATCCTGTTGGCCGCCACGGCGGTCTGGACGGTGATCCAACGGGTGCGGCACGTCGCCCAGCGCGCGTAA
- a CDS encoding thiamine pyrophosphate-dependent dehydrogenase E1 component subunit alpha produces MARKATRPAKGGPSVHLGEALPLKRKLELYYWMRLTRTLEERLVALYRQTKVVGGLFRSLGQEADAVGSCYALEQRDVMSPLIRNLGAMLVKGATPVEVLKQYMAKGDSPTRGRELNIHFGDIGEAGTTRGFLGQISPLGDMVPVMAGVTMTFKMRGEDRVGLVYVGDGATSTGAFHEGINFAAVQRLPLVVVIENNGYAYSTPTSKQTAAAQFVDKAIGYGVTGEQCDGNDVLAVYDCTKRAVDRARAGEGVQLLELMTYRRKGHAEHDNQSYVPDGEIERWAAENDPIDRFVRVLRDREKVAQATLDEIDARIAQEVDAATDVAEASPFPEPLDAMIGVYADPPVEKPLWFREGADTSSLGKERAEGWGTWDAAKGAP; encoded by the coding sequence ATGGCGCGCAAGGCGACCCGCCCGGCCAAGGGCGGGCCATCGGTGCATCTGGGGGAAGCGTTGCCGCTCAAGCGGAAGCTTGAGCTCTACTACTGGATGCGGCTCACGCGCACGCTCGAGGAGCGGCTCGTGGCGCTCTACCGCCAGACCAAGGTCGTGGGCGGGCTCTTCCGCTCGCTCGGGCAGGAGGCCGATGCCGTCGGGTCCTGCTACGCGCTCGAGCAGCGGGACGTGATGTCGCCGCTCATTCGCAACCTCGGCGCGATGCTCGTCAAGGGCGCCACGCCGGTGGAAGTGCTCAAGCAGTATATGGCCAAGGGCGACTCGCCCACGCGCGGCCGCGAGCTCAACATCCACTTCGGCGACATCGGCGAGGCCGGCACGACCCGTGGCTTCCTCGGCCAGATCTCGCCGCTCGGCGATATGGTCCCGGTGATGGCCGGCGTGACGATGACCTTCAAGATGCGCGGCGAGGATCGCGTGGGGCTCGTGTACGTCGGCGATGGCGCCACGAGCACCGGCGCCTTCCACGAGGGCATCAACTTCGCCGCCGTGCAGCGCCTGCCGCTGGTGGTGGTCATCGAGAACAACGGCTACGCGTACTCCACGCCGACATCCAAGCAGACGGCCGCCGCGCAGTTCGTCGACAAAGCGATCGGGTACGGGGTCACCGGCGAACAGTGCGACGGCAACGATGTGCTCGCCGTGTACGACTGCACGAAGCGTGCGGTGGATCGCGCACGGGCCGGCGAAGGCGTGCAGCTGCTCGAGCTGATGACCTACCGCCGCAAGGGCCACGCCGAGCACGACAACCAGTCCTACGTGCCCGACGGCGAGATCGAGCGCTGGGCGGCCGAGAACGACCCGATCGACCGCTTTGTGCGCGTGTTGCGTGACCGCGAGAAGGTCGCGCAGGCGACGTTGGATGAGATCGACGCGCGCATCGCGCAGGAAGTCGACGCGGCCACCGACGTCGCCGAGGCGTCGCCGTTCCCGGAGCCGCTGGATGCGATGATCGGGGTCTACGCCGACCCGCCGGTGGAGAAACCGCTGTGGTTCCGCGAGGGCGCCGACACCTCCTCCCTCGGCAAGGAGCGCGCCGAGGGCTGGGGCACCTGGGACGCCGCCAAGGGGGCGCCGTAG
- a CDS encoding alpha-ketoacid dehydrogenase subunit beta, translating to MAEITYLEAIREALDEEMARDKNVFLLGEDIGAYGGAFKVTDGLMAKYGEERVVDSPISEIAIVGAAAGAAHMGMRPVVEMQFIDFIANAYDMLTNYVATARYRAFLPTPMVVRGPSGGYVRGGPFHSQNPEAGFIHTPGLKVVYPATAEDAKGLMKAAIRDDDCVLFFEHKYLYRRVKGTMPAGDHVVPIGRARVAREGRDVSIITYAATVHKSLEAAERLAAEGIEVEVIDLRSLAPLDDEAIFTTVRKTNRVLIVHEDTRTGGIAGELTARINESCFAYLDAPVLRVTAHDIPLPYAPALEDFVLPQTDDIVTAVRRVVAW from the coding sequence ATGGCCGAGATTACCTATCTCGAGGCCATCCGCGAGGCGCTCGACGAAGAGATGGCGCGCGACAAGAACGTCTTCCTGCTCGGGGAGGACATCGGCGCCTACGGTGGTGCGTTCAAGGTCACCGACGGGCTGATGGCCAAGTACGGCGAGGAGCGCGTCGTCGACTCGCCCATCAGCGAGATCGCGATCGTCGGCGCGGCGGCGGGTGCGGCCCATATGGGGATGCGCCCGGTGGTGGAGATGCAGTTCATCGACTTCATCGCCAACGCCTACGATATGCTCACCAACTACGTGGCGACGGCGCGCTACCGCGCCTTCCTGCCCACGCCAATGGTGGTGCGCGGCCCCAGCGGCGGCTACGTGCGCGGCGGCCCGTTCCATTCACAGAACCCCGAAGCCGGCTTCATCCACACGCCTGGCCTCAAGGTGGTGTACCCGGCCACCGCCGAGGACGCCAAGGGCCTGATGAAGGCTGCCATCCGTGACGACGACTGCGTGCTGTTCTTCGAGCACAAGTACCTGTACCGCCGCGTGAAGGGCACGATGCCGGCGGGCGACCACGTGGTGCCCATCGGCAGGGCCCGCGTTGCGCGCGAGGGCCGGGATGTCTCGATCATCACGTACGCGGCGACGGTGCATAAGTCGCTCGAGGCCGCCGAACGCCTGGCGGCCGAGGGCATCGAGGTCGAGGTGATCGACCTGCGCTCGTTGGCGCCGCTCGACGACGAGGCCATCTTCACTACCGTGCGGAAGACCAACCGCGTCCTCATCGTGCACGAAGACACGCGCACGGGCGGGATCGCCGGCGAACTCACCGCGCGCATCAACGAGAGTTGCTTCGCGTACCTGGATGCGCCCGTCCTGCGCGTGACGGCGCACGACATTCCGCTGCCGTACGCGCCTGCCTTGGAGGATTTCGTGCTGCCCCAGACCGACGACATCGTCACCGCTGTGCGCCGGGTGGTGGCCTGGTGA
- a CDS encoding 2-oxo acid dehydrogenase subunit E2 yields the protein MARVDVIMPQMGESIAEGTLSRWLKKVGDEVKRDEPIFEISTDKVDAEIPAPSAGVLAEIIVHEGTTVPVNAVVARIETEKGAAIAPAASAPAPAAAAPASAPAAAPATPAPAPAPSAASRPAAAAGSFEDRVRTKSSPLVRRMAADAGVDISALSGSGIAGRVTRKDLEAHLASGAQRTASTGGAMPAGLPSSIVTPAVAHGIDPTFHPWPGDVVEPMSKIRRLTADHMRQAKQVAAHVTSFFEIDLTRIAKLRTQQRAAFEAETGQKLTYLPFIIRAVVENLRRHPVLNATVSGTDVILRKRYNIGIAVALEPTGLIVPVLKDADGLNLTGLTRGANDLAARARGKKLSPMDVQDATFTITNPGVFGSLFGTPIIPVGTTAILCLGAIEKRPKVITGADGEDTIAIRTCAYFSLSFDHRVVDGADADRFMADVKKTLESVSG from the coding sequence ATGGCCCGTGTTGACGTGATTATGCCCCAGATGGGCGAGTCCATTGCGGAAGGCACGCTGTCGCGATGGCTCAAGAAGGTGGGCGACGAGGTGAAGCGCGACGAACCGATCTTCGAGATTTCCACTGACAAGGTTGACGCGGAGATTCCGGCGCCCAGCGCCGGCGTGCTCGCCGAGATCATTGTGCACGAAGGCACGACGGTGCCCGTGAATGCGGTGGTGGCGCGCATCGAGACGGAGAAGGGCGCGGCGATCGCCCCGGCGGCGTCCGCTCCGGCTCCTGCCGCAGCGGCACCTGCATCGGCTCCTGCGGCTGCTCCTGCCACGCCGGCACCCGCCCCGGCTCCCTCGGCCGCAAGCCGTCCGGCGGCCGCAGCGGGCTCGTTCGAGGATCGCGTCCGCACCAAGTCGTCGCCGCTGGTGCGCCGGATGGCCGCCGATGCGGGCGTGGACATCAGCGCGCTCAGCGGCTCCGGCATCGCCGGCCGCGTCACCCGCAAGGATCTCGAGGCGCACCTGGCGAGCGGCGCGCAGCGTACGGCGTCGACGGGCGGCGCGATGCCGGCGGGACTGCCCTCCAGCATCGTCACGCCGGCCGTGGCCCACGGCATCGATCCCACCTTCCACCCGTGGCCGGGTGACGTCGTGGAGCCGATGTCCAAGATCCGCCGGCTCACCGCCGACCATATGCGCCAGGCCAAGCAGGTGGCGGCACACGTGACGAGCTTCTTCGAGATCGACCTCACCCGCATCGCCAAGCTGCGTACGCAGCAGCGCGCCGCGTTCGAGGCCGAGACCGGCCAGAAGCTCACCTACCTGCCGTTCATCATCCGCGCGGTGGTGGAGAATCTGCGCCGCCACCCGGTGCTCAATGCCACCGTCAGCGGCACGGACGTCATCCTCCGCAAGCGCTACAACATCGGGATCGCCGTGGCGCTGGAGCCCACCGGGCTGATCGTGCCGGTGCTCAAGGACGCCGACGGCCTCAACCTGACGGGCCTGACCCGCGGCGCCAACGACCTCGCGGCGCGCGCGCGCGGCAAGAAGCTCTCGCCGATGGACGTGCAGGACGCGACATTCACCATCACGAACCCGGGCGTGTTCGGCTCGCTGTTCGGTACGCCGATCATTCCGGTGGGCACGACGGCCATCCTCTGCCTTGGCGCCATCGAGAAGCGGCCCAAGGTGATCACCGGCGCCGATGGCGAGGACACCATCGCGATCCGTACCTGCGCGTACTTTTCATTGTCGTTCGATCACCGGGTGGTCGACGGGGCGGACGCCGACCGCTTTATGGCCGACGTCAAGAAGACGCTGGAGTCCGTTTCCGGCTGA
- a CDS encoding PHP domain-containing protein has translation MTDTADAGAPASFVDLHAHSTASDGALPPTKAVEAAHAAGLAAFALTDHDTLAGIPEAQVAADACGLRLVPGVELSVHLGTEEVHLLGLHIRDVAALQERLEIYRGFRRRRAEEMVTRLVAAGVPVTVDAVLAEAAGGAIGRPHVARALLAAGHVRDMREAFDKWLGAGRPAYVDKERLDIADGIRLIHESGGIAVWAHPGNDGRREQVEPLVAAGLDGIEVRHPSHSREDELRLASLAAFFGLVVSGGSDWHGAMHGGRVLGAMQVPYSWIELQDRRVRERRGQLGQ, from the coding sequence GTGACCGACACCGCGGACGCGGGCGCGCCCGCGTCCTTCGTGGACCTGCACGCGCACTCGACGGCCTCCGACGGCGCACTGCCGCCGACGAAGGCCGTCGAGGCCGCGCACGCGGCGGGCTTGGCGGCCTTCGCGCTCACCGACCACGACACGCTGGCCGGCATCCCGGAGGCGCAGGTCGCCGCCGATGCCTGTGGGCTGCGCCTCGTGCCCGGCGTCGAGCTCAGCGTGCACCTGGGAACGGAAGAGGTGCATCTGCTGGGTCTCCACATTCGGGACGTGGCGGCGCTGCAGGAGCGTCTCGAGATCTACCGCGGATTCCGCCGCCGCCGCGCGGAGGAGATGGTCACGCGGCTCGTCGCGGCCGGTGTGCCGGTGACCGTCGACGCGGTCCTCGCCGAGGCGGCGGGCGGCGCGATCGGGCGGCCGCACGTGGCGCGCGCGCTGCTCGCGGCCGGGCACGTGCGCGATATGCGTGAAGCCTTCGACAAGTGGCTCGGCGCCGGGAGACCGGCGTACGTGGACAAGGAGCGCCTCGACATCGCCGATGGCATTCGCCTCATCCACGAGTCCGGCGGCATCGCCGTCTGGGCGCATCCGGGCAACGACGGGCGGCGTGAGCAGGTGGAGCCCTTGGTGGCCGCCGGACTCGACGGCATCGAGGTGCGGCACCCCAGCCACTCGCGCGAGGATGAGCTGCGCCTGGCCTCGCTGGCGGCATTCTTCGGCCTGGTCGTCAGCGGTGGGTCGGACTGGCACGGGGCGATGCACGGCGGCCGCGTGCTCGGCGCGATGCAGGTGCCCTACAGCTGGATCGAGTTGCAGGACCGACGCGTCCGCGAACGCCGCGGCCAGCTGGGGCAGTAG
- a CDS encoding SDR family oxidoreductase encodes MAATTRVALVTGAGQRVGRAIAAALAEDGWAIAAHYRQSREGAEELVASIRAQGGEAEAFGADLSDPAACEQLVNDAYDRFEGLTLLVNSAAGMQKTRLGHTTAAEFDAIVGLNLRAPFLLAQAAARLMPAGGCIVNIADHMAEEPWPDYSVHGIAKAGVIAMTRHLAAALAPDLRVNAIAPGFVLAPPGMPESAVQQFAEQTPLQRVGDPADVVRALRYLVSATFVTGETLFVDGGRRVRP; translated from the coding sequence ATGGCCGCCACGACGCGCGTCGCGCTGGTGACCGGCGCGGGGCAGCGGGTGGGCCGCGCCATCGCGGCGGCGCTGGCCGAAGACGGTTGGGCGATCGCCGCGCACTACCGGCAATCGCGCGAGGGCGCGGAGGAGCTCGTTGCGAGCATCCGCGCGCAGGGCGGGGAGGCCGAGGCCTTCGGCGCGGACCTCAGTGATCCCGCCGCCTGCGAACAGCTCGTGAACGACGCCTACGATCGCTTCGAGGGCCTGACGCTGCTCGTGAACTCGGCTGCGGGAATGCAGAAGACGCGTCTCGGACACACGACCGCCGCCGAGTTCGATGCCATCGTCGGCCTCAATCTCCGCGCACCGTTTCTGCTTGCGCAGGCCGCGGCGCGGTTGATGCCGGCCGGTGGCTGCATCGTGAACATCGCCGACCATATGGCGGAGGAGCCGTGGCCGGACTACAGCGTCCACGGCATCGCCAAGGCGGGTGTGATTGCGATGACGCGGCATCTCGCGGCGGCCCTGGCGCCGGACCTGCGCGTCAATGCCATCGCGCCCGGCTTCGTGCTGGCCCCGCCGGGGATGCCGGAGTCGGCGGTCCAGCAGTTCGCCGAGCAGACGCCGCTGCAGCGGGTCGGTGATCCGGCCGACGTGGTGCGGGCGCTGCGCTACCTCGTCAGCGCCACGTTCGTGACTGGCGAGACGCTCTTCGTAGACGGCGGTCGCCGCGTCCGCCCCTAG
- the trxB gene encoding thioredoxin-disulfide reductase, translating to MATFEYEVVIIGAGPAGMCAGLYAGRSMLKSVVLERGFPGGELLNTEVIEDYIGFEHILGHELATKFQNHAEKFGAEIRTSTPVESVQKAADGRFDVTVENGDVYRAPAVIVTAGGTPIKLGVPGELEYAGKGVSYCAICDGAFYKGHTILVVGGGDAALEEADFLTRYAEKVYLVHRRDEFRASKIVQQRAFKNPKIELITDTVVDEIVGADGLMTHAKIRNVKTGAASDLAATGAFIFIGFTPNTGMIKEHVSHDSSGYLITDANMQTSVPGLYAAGDVRAQLTRQVTTAVGDATTAAIAVEKFLTARKNGQPTPPPVPMLVPQPA from the coding sequence GTGGCGACGTTCGAGTACGAAGTGGTGATCATCGGCGCTGGCCCGGCCGGAATGTGCGCGGGGCTCTACGCCGGCCGCTCGATGCTCAAGAGCGTCGTGCTGGAACGCGGCTTCCCGGGCGGCGAGCTGCTCAACACCGAGGTCATCGAGGACTACATCGGCTTCGAGCACATCCTCGGCCACGAGCTGGCGACCAAGTTCCAGAACCACGCCGAGAAGTTCGGCGCCGAGATCCGCACCTCGACGCCCGTGGAGTCCGTGCAGAAGGCGGCTGACGGCCGCTTCGACGTGACGGTGGAGAACGGCGACGTGTACCGCGCGCCGGCGGTGATCGTGACGGCCGGCGGCACGCCGATCAAGCTCGGCGTGCCCGGCGAGCTCGAGTACGCCGGCAAGGGCGTGAGCTACTGCGCCATCTGCGACGGCGCGTTCTACAAGGGCCACACCATCCTTGTGGTGGGCGGCGGCGACGCGGCACTGGAGGAGGCGGACTTCCTCACGCGCTACGCCGAGAAGGTGTATCTGGTGCACCGACGCGACGAGTTCCGTGCGTCCAAGATCGTGCAGCAGCGTGCCTTCAAGAATCCGAAGATCGAGCTCATCACCGACACCGTCGTCGACGAGATCGTCGGCGCCGACGGCCTGATGACGCACGCCAAGATCCGCAACGTGAAGACCGGCGCCGCCAGCGACCTCGCGGCCACCGGCGCGTTCATCTTCATCGGCTTCACGCCGAATACGGGGATGATCAAGGAGCACGTGAGCCACGACAGCTCCGGCTACCTGATCACCGACGCGAATATGCAGACCTCGGTGCCCGGGCTCTACGCGGCGGGCGACGTGCGGGCGCAGCTCACGCGGCAGGTCACGACGGCGGTGGGTGACGCGACGACCGCCGCCATCGCGGTCGAGAAGTTCCTCACGGCGCGCAAGAACGGGCAGCCTACGCCGCCGCCCGTGCCGATGCTCGTCCCGCAGCCCGCGTGA
- a CDS encoding MBL fold metallo-hydrolase: protein MIDVHVRVVGAFQENTWFLHDAAAREVVVVDPGAEPRTLAAEIERLGARLAAIWITHAHIDHIGGLAGLKVLWPEAPVYGHPLDAPLWEHAPRIAAGYGLPFDATEPPDRALADGEVLEFGGESFAVWHLPGHAPGHVAFISASQCFSGDVLFAGSVGRVDLPLCDPAALERSLARLTALDDAVTVFPGHGPRTTIGHERLQNPFLNGSLRLRGAAAG from the coding sequence GTGATCGACGTCCACGTCCGTGTCGTCGGGGCCTTCCAGGAGAACACCTGGTTCCTGCACGACGCGGCCGCCCGCGAGGTCGTGGTGGTGGATCCCGGCGCCGAGCCGCGCACGCTGGCGGCGGAGATCGAGCGACTGGGCGCGCGCCTCGCGGCCATCTGGATCACGCACGCCCACATCGACCACATCGGCGGCCTCGCGGGACTCAAGGTACTCTGGCCCGAAGCTCCGGTGTACGGGCATCCGCTGGATGCGCCGCTCTGGGAGCACGCGCCGCGCATCGCCGCCGGCTACGGCCTGCCCTTCGACGCCACCGAGCCGCCGGACCGCGCACTGGCCGACGGTGAGGTGCTCGAGTTCGGCGGGGAGTCGTTCGCGGTCTGGCACCTGCCCGGTCACGCACCAGGGCACGTCGCGTTCATCTCGGCCTCGCAGTGCTTCAGTGGGGACGTGCTCTTCGCCGGCTCGGTGGGCCGCGTCGACTTGCCGCTCTGCGATCCCGCCGCGCTGGAGCGTTCGCTGGCCAGGCTGACGGCGTTGGATGACGCCGTGACCGTCTTTCCCGGGCACGGGCCGCGCACCACGATTGGGCACGAGCGACTGCAGAATCCGTTCCTGAATGGCTCGTTGCGCCTGCGCGGCGCGGCTGCCGGGTGA
- a CDS encoding aspartate ammonia-lyase has translation MGTRREVRIERDPLGDVEVPAAALYGAQTARALANFPISGLRPDPAFVNAVVRIKRAAASVHRDTGRLDAARADAIIAAADAVLGGAHREQFVVDVYQAGAGTSLHMNVNEVLATLASRALGGTTVHANDHVNMAQSTNDVIPTAIRLATLECLRGALADVECLAASFRARAAEFDGLVKAGRTHLQDAMPIRLGQEVGAWAGSIERGVRRVREAAEYLLDLGIGGTAVGTGVNAEPVYAERMVVELTALTGLPLREGADRVQLMQSMGDVAAVSASWRVLALDLGKIASDLRLLASGPRTGLDELRLPAVQPGSSIMPGKVNPSVPEMVNQVVFQVIGHDATVSAAAEQGQLELNVMMPVIAHNLLSAIRILGNAARVLDERTVREMQPNEAMLAHWVERSAALATALAPSIGYAAAAALTKRSVETGESVRDLVVREGLLSEAEAKRVLDLRRLTEPGVPGADA, from the coding sequence ATGGGCACGCGGCGCGAGGTCCGCATCGAGCGGGACCCGTTGGGGGACGTCGAGGTCCCCGCGGCCGCCCTCTATGGCGCGCAGACCGCCCGCGCGCTGGCCAACTTCCCGATTTCGGGGCTGCGCCCGGATCCTGCCTTCGTCAACGCCGTCGTGCGCATCAAGCGTGCGGCGGCGTCGGTGCATCGGGACACCGGGCGCCTCGACGCCGCCCGCGCCGACGCGATCATCGCCGCCGCCGACGCGGTCCTGGGCGGGGCGCACCGCGAGCAGTTCGTCGTGGACGTGTACCAGGCCGGGGCGGGCACCTCGCTGCATATGAACGTCAACGAGGTGCTCGCGACGCTGGCCTCTCGCGCGCTCGGCGGCACGACGGTGCACGCCAACGATCACGTGAATATGGCGCAGTCCACCAACGACGTGATCCCGACGGCCATCCGACTCGCGACGCTCGAGTGCCTCCGCGGCGCGCTGGCCGACGTGGAATGCCTCGCGGCGTCCTTCCGCGCCCGCGCCGCGGAGTTCGACGGGCTCGTGAAGGCCGGACGCACGCACCTGCAGGACGCGATGCCCATCCGCCTCGGACAGGAAGTCGGGGCCTGGGCTGGTTCCATCGAGCGCGGCGTGCGGCGCGTGCGCGAGGCGGCGGAGTATCTGCTCGACCTCGGCATCGGCGGCACCGCGGTGGGCACCGGCGTGAATGCCGAGCCGGTGTATGCCGAGCGGATGGTCGTCGAACTCACCGCCCTCACCGGCCTGCCGCTGCGCGAAGGGGCGGACCGAGTGCAGTTGATGCAGAGTATGGGCGACGTCGCCGCGGTCTCTGCCTCCTGGCGTGTGCTGGCACTGGACCTCGGCAAGATTGCCAGCGACCTGCGCCTGCTCGCGAGCGGGCCCCGCACCGGGCTCGATGAACTCCGCCTGCCGGCCGTGCAGCCGGGCTCCAGCATTATGCCGGGCAAGGTGAATCCCAGCGTGCCCGAGATGGTGAACCAAGTCGTATTCCAGGTCATCGGGCACGACGCGACCGTCAGTGCCGCGGCGGAGCAGGGCCAGCTCGAGCTTAACGTGATGATGCCGGTCATCGCGCACAACCTGCTCTCGGCCATCCGCATCCTCGGCAATGCGGCGCGCGTGCTCGACGAGCGCACGGTGCGCGAGATGCAACCGAACGAGGCGATGCTGGCGCATTGGGTGGAGCGCTCGGCCGCGCTGGCCACGGCATTGGCGCCGAGCATCGGCTACGCCGCGGCCGCGGCGCTCACGAAGCGCTCGGTCGAGACCGGCGAGTCGGTGCGGGACCTTGTCGTGCGCGAAGGTCTGCTCTCGGAGGCGGAGGCAAAGCGCGTGCTGGACCTGCGGCGGCTCACCGAACCGGGCGTGCCCGGTGCCGATGCCTAG
- a CDS encoding Rrf2 family transcriptional regulator, protein MRITTWAEYGVICALHLARRTDEGPVTGRDVAAKERLPGDYVEQILLRLRRAGIVQSTRGAKGGYALARPATEITVREIIAAAELVTFDLHCETHPLDSERCAQACDCSIRPVWMMLQRRIDEVLDSVRLADLLSAEAEVRQKVGLPVLQG, encoded by the coding sequence ATGCGAATCACGACCTGGGCCGAGTACGGCGTCATCTGCGCGCTGCACCTCGCGCGCCGTACGGACGAAGGGCCGGTCACCGGACGTGACGTGGCGGCCAAGGAACGCCTGCCGGGCGATTACGTGGAGCAGATCCTCCTGCGCCTGCGCCGTGCGGGAATCGTCCAGAGCACGCGCGGCGCCAAGGGCGGCTACGCGCTGGCCCGCCCTGCGACGGAAATCACGGTGCGCGAGATCATCGCCGCTGCCGAGCTCGTGACCTTCGACCTGCACTGCGAGACGCATCCGCTCGACTCCGAGCGCTGCGCACAGGCCTGCGACTGTAGCATTCGGCCGGTGTGGATGATGCTGCAGAGGCGCATCGACGAAGTGCTGGACTCGGTGCGCCTGGCCGACTTGCTCTCGGCGGAGGCTGAGGTGCGGCAGAAGGTCGGGCTTCCCGTGCTGCAGGGGTGA